In Aerococcus loyolae, a genomic segment contains:
- the tadA gene encoding tRNA adenosine(34) deaminase TadA, protein MDDKADDFMQAAIDLAKKAQAIDEVPIGAVAVYQGQVIGRGYNLREKSQDATDHAEMQAIRQANRYLNNWRLNDVDLYVTLEPCSMCSGAIVLSRIRCLYYGASDPKAGSCGSLMNLVQDPRLNHQVDLVSGLRGEECSQLLKRFFKDLRKRRKAASRKPKS, encoded by the coding sequence ATGGATGACAAGGCAGATGATTTTATGCAAGCCGCCATTGACCTAGCCAAAAAGGCCCAAGCGATTGATGAGGTTCCCATTGGGGCAGTGGCCGTTTACCAAGGTCAGGTGATTGGACGGGGTTATAATCTACGCGAAAAGAGCCAGGATGCTACTGACCATGCCGAAATGCAGGCGATTCGCCAGGCCAACCGCTACTTAAATAATTGGCGCTTGAATGATGTTGACCTCTATGTCACCCTAGAGCCTTGTAGCATGTGTAGTGGGGCCATTGTCTTGAGCCGGATTCGCTGCCTCTACTATGGGGCCAGTGACCCTAAGGCGGGAAGCTGTGGGTCACTCATGAATTTGGTCCAAGATCCCAGGCTCAACCACCAAGTTGACTTAGTGAGTGGGCTGAGAGGAGAGGAATGCAGTCAACTCCTCAAGCGTTTTTTTAAGGACCTGCGCAAGCGTCGCAAGGCCGCTTCCCGCAAACCCAAGTCTTAG
- a CDS encoding 2-dehydropantoate 2-reductase has protein sequence MKIVILGAGGMGSRFGLMFKKAGKDVVLLDGWDKNIAAIREHGIRANYNGEEVQVDIDIYSFDDYDPDLKADLLIVFTKAMQLEDAIQATRSIVTDQTKVLCLMNGIGYDDILRQYFDDEQIVLGNTMWTAGLEGPGRPKLFGNGYVNLLNLGKSEESAAAAKKIVELLDEAGLNGIYEKEIYYLIYKKVCVNATMNGLCTILECNMADLGDAQASHDLINQLVKEVVDVANAEGVEMDLDEMIEHVGECFNRETIGGHFPSMYQDLVTNHRLTEIDYINGAIAQKGEKLNVPTPYNQFLTSLVHTKEQLLNAK, from the coding sequence ATGAAAATTGTTATATTGGGTGCCGGTGGTATGGGTTCCCGTTTCGGCTTAATGTTTAAAAAAGCTGGTAAGGATGTTGTCTTACTCGATGGGTGGGATAAGAATATTGCAGCCATCCGCGAACACGGAATCCGCGCTAACTATAACGGGGAAGAGGTTCAAGTCGATATTGATATCTATTCATTCGATGACTATGACCCTGACTTGAAGGCAGACTTATTAATTGTTTTCACCAAGGCCATGCAATTGGAAGACGCTATCCAAGCAACTCGCTCCATTGTGACTGACCAAACCAAGGTTTTATGTCTCATGAACGGGATTGGCTATGATGACATCCTCCGTCAATATTTTGATGATGAACAAATCGTTTTAGGAAACACCATGTGGACAGCTGGCTTAGAAGGCCCTGGGCGTCCGAAGTTATTCGGTAATGGCTATGTGAACCTACTTAACCTGGGTAAGAGCGAGGAATCGGCAGCAGCAGCTAAGAAAATCGTTGAATTACTCGATGAAGCTGGCCTAAACGGGATCTATGAAAAAGAAATCTACTACCTCATCTACAAGAAAGTCTGCGTTAACGCCACCATGAACGGCTTGTGTACGATCTTAGAATGTAATATGGCAGACTTGGGAGACGCTCAAGCTTCCCACGATCTCATTAACCAATTAGTTAAAGAAGTGGTTGATGTGGCCAATGCCGAAGGGGTGGAAATGGACCTGGATGAAATGATCGAACACGTGGGTGAATGCTTTAACCGCGAAACCATTGGTGGTCACTTCCCATCCATGTACCAAGACTTGGTTACCAATCACCGCCTTACTGAAATTGACTACATTAACGGTGCTATCGCCCAAAAGGGTGAAAAACTCAATGTGCCAACCCCTTATAACCAATTCTTAACCAGTCTGGTTCATACTAAAGAACAATTACTGAACGCTAAATAA